From the genome of Vicia villosa cultivar HV-30 ecotype Madison, WI linkage group LG2, Vvil1.0, whole genome shotgun sequence, one region includes:
- the LOC131652008 gene encoding peroxidase 64-like, producing MAFMATFLNLIIMFSVVSTGKSLSLNYYEKTCHDLEFIVLKAVKDATAKDKTVPAALLRMHFHDCFVRGCDASVLLNSKGKNKAEKDGPPNISLHAFYVIDNAKKALEAKCPGIVSCADILALAARDAVYLSGGPKWDVPKGRKDGRTSKASETRQLPAPTFNISQLQKSFSQRALSVQDLVALSGGHTLGFSHCSSFRNRIQNFNATHQVDPSLNPSFAAKLKSTCLLKNKAKNAGATMDPSSTNFDNTYYKLILQQKGLFSSDQALLDSPNTRRLVSKFAASQGSFYKAFAKSMIKMSSINGGQEVRKDCRKIN from the exons ATGGCTTTCATGGCTACATTCTTGAATTTAATTATCATGTTTTCAGTGGTTTCAACAGGAAAATCACTGAGCTTAAACTATTATGAAAAGACATGCCATGATCTGGAGTTTATTGTTTTGAAGGCAGTGAAGGATGCTACTGCTAAGGACAAAACTGTTCCAGCAGCACTTCTGCGAATGCACTTCCATGATTGCTTCGTTCGA GGATGTGATGCCTCTGTGCTGCTAAACTCAAAAGGAAAGAACAAAGCAGAAAAGGACGGGCCACCAAACATTTCCTTGCATGCATTCTATGTTATTGATAATGCAAAGAAAGCATTAGAAGCTAAATGCCCTGGCATAGTTTCTTGTGCCGATATCCTTGCTCTCGCAGCAAGAGACGCCGTTTATCTG TCTGGAGGACCTAAATGGGATGTTCCTAAAGGAAGAAAGGATGGAAGAACATCTAAGGCCAGTGAAACAAGACAATTACCAGCACCAACATTCAACATATCACAACTGCAGAAAAGCTTCTCTCAAAGAGCATTGTCAGTCCAAGACTTGGTAGCTCTGTCAG GAGGGCATACCTTAGGTTTCTCTCACTGCTCATCTTTCCGGAACAGAATCCAAAACTTTAATGCTACACATCAGGTGGACCCTTCATTAAATCCCTCGTTTGCAGCAAAACTAAAATCAACTTGTCTGTTGAAAAATAAGGCAAAAAATGCAGGCGCCACGATGGACCCTTCTTCAACAAATTTTGATAATACGTATTACAAGTTGATCCTCCAACAAAAAGGCTTGTTTTCTTCTGATCAGGCTTTGCTTGACAGCCCAAACACCAGGCGCTTGGTTTCTAAGTTTGCCGCCTCACAAGGGAGTTTCTACAAAGCCTTTGCAAAGTCTATGATCAAAATGAGTAGCATCAACGGTGGGCAGGAAGTTAGGAAGGACTGCAGAAAAATCAATTAG